The Malassezia vespertilionis chromosome 2, complete sequence genomic sequence cgcgcggcggcgtaaGCGCGCCAGAGGTACGGCttgagcggcgcgaaaGCCACAATGCCGGCCTGGCGGTGgaggagctggagcgcagcatcaaatgcgcctgcagccgCGAGATCCGCTGCGACGGGCGAGTTGCGCAGCCAGTGCGCACTCTCGGCGCTGCCCGGCACGGCGCCTTGGAGCGtgtcggcgtcggcaaggGGCACAAACTGCTGTCCAAGCACCTCTTCGGCGGGCGCAACGGCCGACTCGTCGAGGTCCCACGCAGCTTCGTCGCCCTCCAAGTCGAGAAGAGGCTCTGCGTCAACCATTTCCTCCtcaagtgcgccgccgtcgagcCAAGAGTCGAGGTCGTGTGTAGTGCCTTGGACGGCATTGTCCTCAAAGATGACACCGCCCTCAGCGCTTTCGGCGAGGACCTGGTCAAAGTAGCTGGTCTGCGTGCTCTTCAGCGGCCAGTTGTACGCGTGGGTTTCGGTGATGGGCGTTGGCGCACCCTtggcgtttggcgcgccgctcgcggccagtgcagtgcgcgcggcttgctcGTCCAGCCCAACTTGGGCCGCaattgcagcggcgcgcgccgagtctCCGCTATTTTCTGCAGTGATAAATGCAAGGGCGtcgagcgatgcgctttcCAGCACCGTagcttgcgtcgcagtGTCGCCCGCGAAGACGGCGTTGTGGTAGAGGCTCTGTGTgttgccgcggcgctctgcaaTCGCCGTCATTTTCTCCAGCTTGTCCATGTTACCCGTAATGAGATAGAGAAAGCTGAGCTGGTCAAAGCTTTTGGTCTTTTGGTATGCGCGCTCCACAATCTGCTGGtcgccgaggagcagcgcagcgtcgccgAGGCGCGTCCAGATTTCCGGCACGTTGAGCGCTTCGGCGGTCTCGAGCGCCACGTCCAGATTGCCGCACTCGACGGCAAGGTCAAAGCGCGTGGTCTTGTCCTGGACAAAGTGGAGCGCAATCTCGGGGTAGCCCTTCTTTTGCAGGTACGCAATGATGGACTGACCAACGAGGCGGCTCGTCCGGATAATGCTAAGCACGTCGTCGTAGCGCTCGTGGAGCAAGGCAAGCTTGAAGCGGCACTCGGTGGGGTCGATCGTCAAGGTGCGTGGGCACGCCTGGCGATCCAGGCAGTTGACCGTCGCGCCTTTGACACGCGTGAGGTACAGCggctgctcgagcgtgcggaTGATGCCCGTGTCGCCGTTTGGCAGGGCATACTTGATGTGGTTCAGCGTGCTGTAAAGAAGGACGCCGTTGCTGTCCCATGCAGCGCTCTTAATCCGAATCGTTTCGTGGATGACGTGCGAGAAAGATAGGTGCTTGTCTGTGAGGGTGATGGCGTGCTTGCTTAGCAGTGCGACCATGCTCCCATCTTGGTTCCACACCACGTACTTGACCGCTGGCACGGCGAGTTCTGCGGTCGTGGCCTGCTGCTGTGTATCGTACAACAAGACACTGCTGGGCGTGCTCAGCAGCAGGTGCGAAGGGCCGCCGTGGAAGATATCGGTGACGCCGTCGGGCTTGACGAGCGTCTTGACTACATTGTTGGCCAGATCGCGAATCTCAATATGCTGTGTTGCGGTAAGCAGCACAGCAAAGCGGTTGCGCGCAATAAATAGAGCGCTgttgccgctgccgcgcttgcctACCGTGCCCgactcgccgagctcggcgctgggGCTGTgcggaagcggcgcaatgtCATACACGCCCGAGTCGCCGCTGACCGAGGTGACGATGATCGAGTGCTCCGCGGGGTTGTAGctgagcgtgcgcggctgGACATACTgattgccaaggcgcttgaTGCTCAAGAGCGCGGTGTCGTGGTCGCTGGCATAGTCGTATGCGTACACTTGCTTGTTCCGTACATAATACAGCACATTGTTGTGCAGTGCAAACGGCgggcgctcgcgctccagcttGAATACAATCAGGCCGCTATCGTGCCCGGCAGCAAACAAATTCAGTTGGGGATGCGCGGTAAGCACCCAAAAGCGGTCGTGCTCGCGCCGAAAGGTCTGCAcggccgtgcgcttgcCCATGTCCCACACTCGGATAGTCTTATCCTCGGACACGGACAAGATGAGCTCGGCATGGGGATGGAAGAGCGCGGCAGAAACGTTGTTGTAGTGGCCACGGCAGGTATCGACTTCCCAGGCCTTGGTCTCAGACATGCGCCAGAGCTTGACCGTGCGGTCGTCACTTGCGGACACAATCAAAGGGAGCGCGGGATGGAACGCTGCCCAATTGACACCGCGCTCGTGGCCTTCCAGGACGTATTTCACCATGACGTCCATGTGGCCAAACAAGTCCATCTGCgcactgcttgcgcgcgccatttgcTCGTCCAAACTCATCGGCTGTGCCGTGGTGGATTTCTGTTTCAGCGCAGTGTAGTCCCAGACGCGCACCGTCTGGTCCATCGACGCAGACACAATCAGGTCCTCGTAGGGGTGGAACTGTGCGCACATCACATAGTGATTATGGCCGGTGAGGATCGCAATACACGTGCGGCTCTGCCAGTTCCAGATCCGGATCGTCTGGTCGTCCGAGGCACTGATGATCCAGGGGTGCTCGTGGTGGAAAAAGACGGAGCGCACATAGTCCAAGTGGCCGTGCAGCGTAAAGAGCACTTTTCCCGTCTTGTGGTTCCACACCTTGATCTTGTAGTCATCACCGCCACTCACAAGCAGTGGCTGCGTAGGGTGAAAGCAAATTCCACGCACGGGGCCCTCATGGTCCTCGAGACGCTCGTAGATCGTGCCCGTCTGGTAGTTCCACAGCTGGATCGAGCCATTGTGCAACGACGAAGCCAACAGCGCAAGCTTGGGATGGAACGCGATGCCTTTTACGCGGTTCGATTTCGACTCAAACTAGGGTAAGCTCGCACATAGTACACACCTTCGTCAGCATCTGCATGCTGGCGGACCGCGGCTTGCGTTCACTCGCGTCGTAGCGTCAACGTTGCTCgtcgggcgctgcgctggctGGAATGTCACGTGACACAAAGCAAGGTgcacgcggtgcagcgctgacggcatggccgagcgctgcgtgctcgaggtgcgcgacgtgttTGATGCGCAAGAGCACCTGGAAAGGGAGGGGGAGCAGGCGGCAGGCAACACCGTAAAGCTGGCAGCGCTCCTAGTGCATGCGGCTGTGCGTCATGTGCTGTGGGTGTGGGGGCAGGTGCCGGAGCCGATGGTGTCGCTCGCGCGTAAAgcggatgcggcgctcgaggcaGCAGGGAGGAGCGTGGGCGCGCCACGTGTAGTGTGTAGTATAGACGACGACGTGGAGCCGCAGCGCTACGTGGGTCTTGGACGGAAtgcgcatttgcgccgcgtgctcgatgcgctaTGTGCGAGtgtgcgcctcgagcagcgcctccaCGCGGCGTTTCGTGCTGTTGCACACatgccgcacgcgcactTGCACTTGGCCATGGTGCATGGAAATGCGCTCGCGTAcccgcgcgcagtgctggTGATTTCTATGGCGGATCTATGTACAGTGCCTGCCAGCGCGACCCATGATACCCCAGAACGcacagcacggcgccaaaAGACAAGTACAGCATTGGAGCGTAAGCTTGTGCGCTTTTGCAtggagcacgacgcggtACTGAGCAAGCGGCTTGCGCCGGGGAAGACGCGTGCCATGCTCTACGCTccggcggcgatgcgcatcgacgGGTGGGTCCCGCGCCCCGATTGGAACGCCCCTCTTGCGCAGTTTACCTACGAAGACGCAGAACACGCAGAACACGCAGAACACGCAGAACACGCGCCACGCTCACCGTCGCCTTCGCCACAGACGGACATGCTTGAGgcgcgcacctcgcgcatgcgcatgccCCTGCACACCGCTGCCCAACGCCGTGCaccgcgtgcgccaagcgccgtgcaccgcgcaaagcacacgGCACTGCCGCAGCTTTggctgctcggcgccacgcgccaagcaccgtcCGCCGCAACACATCACGTGTGGTTTGAGGCCGACGTGCACTTTTGCGGAGTTCCGACCGATGCCGCGCGGTGATTGGATATAGATGTAACATAACCCCCTGTTTATTGCTGACCGAGCAAATCTGGTGTTGCGCCCAGCGGTGCCTTGGTGCTTGTCTCTTGCGACGATACGGCGTTGGGATGTGGTGCGTGGCACTGTGGATGCACCTCCTGTGCAGTATACTTGCGCTCCTGCCctgggcggcggcggcggcgataCCGCACGACACATCGCTTACTGGCACGTGGAGCACAGGCAATGGCGCCGTCGAGACCGGCCAGAAATACTATCACCTTGTGAATAACACGTTCGGCATCCCCCCCCATACTGGCCAGTCATATAGCTTCCAGGCGACGTCGCAAAACAAAGGATACTGGGAGCAAATGCTGTACATGGTAAATTCCACCGCAAGCTCGAAGCCTGAATGCTACACGGCCCAGCTCGTTTGGCAGCATGGGAATTACACGATTTTTCCCGACAACTCCATGCGGCTCGAACCTTACTTGCCTGATGGACGCCAGCAAATTGCAGACG encodes the following:
- a CDS encoding uncharacterized protein (COG:U; BUSCO:EOG0926074Y; EggNog:ENOG503NW3Q), with product MQMLTKFESKSNRVKGIAFHPKLALLASSLHNGSIQLWNYQTGTIYERLEDHEGPVRGICFHPTQPLLVSGGDDYKIKVWNHKTGKVLFTLHGHLDYVRSVFFHHEHPWIISASDDQTIRIWNWQSRTCIAILTGHNHYVMCAQFHPYEDLIVSASMDQTVRVWDYTALKQKSTTAQPMSLDEQMARASSAQMDLFGHMDVMVKYVLEGHERGVNWAAFHPALPLIVSASDDRTVKLWRMSETKAWEVDTCRGHYNNVSAALFHPHAELILSVSEDKTIRVWDMGKRTAVQTFRREHDRFWVLTAHPQLNLFAAGHDSGLIVFKLERERPPFALHNNVLYYVRNKQVYAYDYASDHDTALLSIKRLGNQYVQPRTLSYNPAEHSIIVTSVSGDSGVYDIAPLPHSPSAELGESGTVGKRGSGNSALFIARNRFAVLLTATQHIEIRDLANNVVKTLVKPDGVTDIFHGGPSHLLLSTPSSVLLYDTQQQATTAELAVPAVKYVVWNQDGSMVALLSKHAITLTDKHLSFSHVIHETIRIKSAAWDSNGVLLYSTLNHIKYALPNGDTGIIRTLEQPLYLTRVKGATVNCLDRQACPRTLTIDPTECRFKLALLHERYDDVLSIIRTSRLVGQSIIAYLQKKGYPEIALHFVQDKTTRFDLAVECGNLDVALETAEALNVPEIWTRLGDAALLLGDQQIVERAYQKTKSFDQLSFLYLITGNMDKLEKMTAIAERRGNTQSLYHNAVFAGDTATQATVLESASLDALAFITAENSGDSARAAAIAAQVGLDEQAARTALAASGAPNAKGAPTPITETHAYNWPLKSTQTSYFDQVLAESAEGGVIFEDNAVQGTTHDLDSWLDGGALEEEMVDAEPLLDLEGDEAAWDLDESAVAPAEEVLGQQFVPLADADTLQGAVPGSAESAHWLRNSPVAADLAAAGAFDAALQLLHRQAGIVAFAPLKPYLWRAYAAARVLVPGAPGAAPLLVHLRRNNELSEGDLGRVLPATPMHVAHLSQHMLQEAYRAVSANKLPEAEAQFRALLHALVLTPAANEEEAATVVDMLGQCREYLVGVSIELERRALAQSDPANVARNLELAALFTHVQMQPQHQMLALRIAMMEARRVSNLAMAGHFARRLLELQPPAKVVQVAQQILAMSDRQPRDAVPVPGYSAHEGVYVICAGSHTLIPSGGAGALEDPLTGAKYLPEFLGTLCRVSEISEVGKLATGLRNLA
- a CDS encoding uncharacterized protein (EggNog:ENOG503NXIB; COG:S), which gives rise to MAERCVLEVRDVFDAQEHLEREGEQAAGNTVKLAALLVHAAVRHVLWVWGQVPEPMVSLARKADAALEAAGRSVGAPRVVCSIDDDVEPQRYVGLGRNAHLRRVLDALCASVRLEQRLHAAFRAVAHMPHAHLHLAMVHGNALAYPRAVLVISMADLCTVPASATHDTPERTARRQKTSTALERKLVRFCMEHDAVLSKRLAPGKTRAMLYAPAAMRIDGWVPRPDWNAPLAQFTYEDAEHAEHAEHAEHAPRSPSPSPQTDMLEARTSRMRMPLHTAAQRRAPRAPSAVHRAKHTALPQLWLLGATRQAPFQATSQNKGYWEQMLYMVNSTASSKPECYTAQLVWQHGNYTIFPDNSMRLEPYLPDGRQQIADACSDGRDVLQWYGQTEVMARYEITTYMHYDKPGQGPQPFYLLQMFEFDGSPKLPMYLRYRPPQMLPTQQLHYDVIGV